GGAGCTCATTTTCACGGCCCCGTGACAATCCGTGGAACGCCGAGCCGTCCCGGCGCTACCGACGATATCGCAATCGTCACCCGCGACGTACAGATGGACACCGATCGCATTTGGACTCACGAGCCAGTCGATTTTCGCTTCGGTCAAAACACCGGCCACGGTCGCGACCTGCAAATTCTTTTGCTTCCCTCGACCCATGCCGGCGATCACGGTCCGAGCATCGGCGGCATTCAAACGATCGAGCTGCTTCGCGACGTGCAGATGCGGCTCGTCTCCGGCGGCGGCAGCATGATGCCGATGGACGCTCGCCATCCGACGACGAAACCGCCTGCCGCTCCTGCATCCGCCAACGGCGCGAAAACGGCTGCCGATCGGCCGCCAAGCATGCAATCTCTGCCGATTCGGCGGAGCGATTTGCCGACTCCCGTTCCCGACATGGCGGGCATCGAGCATCAGCAGCCGGCCGCTGCACGGTCGGCGAGGGTGCCTGCCGGCCCCGCCAAAACGATGGCAGAGCAGAATCCGCCGGTCGATATTCGTTGCAAGGGAAAATTCCGCTTCGACATGGTGAAATATCTGGCCACGTTCGACGATCAAGTCGACGTCACGCGAACGCCGCACGACGGCCCCAGCGACCAGATGACTTGCGAGCAATTGATCGTTCATTTCGCGGCCCGCGATCCGGTCGCGAAGCCAAGCGGCGTCGCACCGGTGCAAAAGGCCGGCGATGCCGCGGCCAACCCGGCGAGCACGCCGTCATCGGCGGCCCACACGCCGTCTCCGGCGGGCGCGGGTCCATCACAGGATCAATCCGGTTCGACGAACCAAAAGATTCCCAATCTTCAGCCAGAGCGGATCGAAGCTCGCGGAAATCCCGTGATCGTGCGCGCGCCCTCGAACGGTTCCTATGCCAGTGGCGAGCACCTCGACTACGACATCCCGACCGGGCAAGTCACGCTCGACGGCGGCGACCAAGTGACGATGCAGCAGCAGACGAACGAAATCCACGCCCGCAGCGTTGTCTATCAACCGGGCGAACCGGGCCGACTTGGGCGGTTGTTGGCGATCGGCCCCGGCTGGCTCCGCGGCGTGCCACCGCAATCGAGCGACAAGCCTCAATCGCCGAAGCAGTTCGGCGGCGTTGCGGGCCAAAGAAATCCCGTCCCGCCCGGCGTGCCGCAACAGCCGCCTCAACTTTTTGAGGCCCATTGGTCACGGCAGTTGAAGCTGCGGCCGTATGAGCAAAACCACGTTATTTCACTGCTGGGAGACGCGCGGGCCGGTTTCACGGGGCAAGGCGAACTCTCGGCCGACGAAATTCATCTCTGGCTGTTGGAGCCGCCCCCGGCCGACAAGGCGCATCCGGCCCCTGCTGCTTCGGCTGGAAAATCGCAGATTCAGCCCGATCGGATGTTAGCGATCGGACAAGTACAGATTAATTCGACGCAACTGATCGGAAGCTGCAGCAGGTTGGAGGCTTGGTTTCAACAAGCGACACCCCCGCAAGCCGCCCCGCCAAACATTCCGAATTCGGCGATCGGAGGCGCGGCGCCATCGCAGAAGTTCCCTTCGCGGCCGATCGGAAATGTGTCGAATGGAACCGCTGATAATCGCGATGCCGTACCGAATGGCAATCTCGCGGCGGGTGGTGGGGCGGGGCCGATTTATCCCGCGAACACGTTTGCCCCTGCCGATCGATCGCCGCGAGCCGCTCCGGCGCAAAACGGATTCATGCCGATGTTTGCCGGCCCGGCCCGCGGCGCGCAAGTCCGGCCTTCGAAATATGAAGTCGATGGGCAGCGAATCCGCGTGCAGATGTTGATGCGCGGCGATTCAACGACAGTCGAAGACCTCGCGGTCGATGGACAGGTTCACCTGGTCGAAGTGCTAACGCCCATGCCCGGCGACGAGCCGCTCCGCATCAGCGGCGACGCGTTGCAAGTCGTCCGGGCAAGCGACCCCGACACCGACGTCACGATCAGCGGCCGGCCGGCGCAAGCGGCGTCGCGCGGGATGGAGATGGAGGGCGATGTAATTCGGCTCGACAAGGGGGCAAACCGGCTCTGGATCGATGGCCCCGGCCGCATGAAACTTCCCGCCAATCAATTGATGAACGGCGATGGCGGCGGCCTCGCTGGACTCCAACCAACGGCGCCGCGAACCAGCCCGCCGGCGACGCAGACCGGCGTTTCCAGGATCCCAGGACCCCAGCCGCCAGCGCAACCGCTCTTCATCGACTGGCAAGGCCGCATGGCTTTCGATGGATTGTTGGCCCGATTCGAGCGCTCCGTCGTCTGCCAAACCGACACGCGCAATTTGCGCACCGAGCTGCTCGATGTCACGATGCGCGAACGCGTGAACTTCGCGCAGCCGCAATCGGGCCAGCGCACTGACGTCGGCCGAATTTTCTGCCACGGCGACGTACTCATCGAAAGCCGCGGCTTCGACGTGCAACACGCGCTCACGAATGTCGAACGCCTGCGGGCACACGATCTGACGGTCGATCAAGTGACGGGCGCAATCGATGGCCAGGGACCGGGTTGGCTGACCAGCACGCGCCGCGGCGCCCAGGATTTGGCCCCCGGATCGACGCCCAGCCGCCTGCCGGCGGGGCGCCCGAATCAACCCATGGTCGAGCCGATCATCCGGCCGACATCGCAATCCGGCGTGCTACCCGCCGTCGCCATTGCACCGCAGCAGTCGGGCAACCGGCCCGGCCAACCCGGACAGCAGCGCGGCGCGCCCGACCCCAATGGCCTGACCTATTTGAACGTTCAATTTCAAGGCCCGATCACCGGCAACCTCAACAACCATGAGATCGCGTTCCACGACCAAGTGCGCACGATTTATGGCCCGGTCCCCGATTGGGCCGATCAGTTGAATTTCGACAAAGTTCAAGACCTCGGTCCGAAAGACGAATTGCTGAATTGCGATCAGATGACGCTCCGGCAAGGCGCCATCGTGCAGCAACCAGGCCAGCCCGAACGCCGTCCGATGGAAATGGAATCGGTCGGCAACGTGTCGGTCGAAGGGGCCACATTCCGGGCGCTGGCGAACCGGATGACGTATGCCGAGGCGAAAGATTTGCTCGTGCTCGAGGGAGACGGCCGCAACGACGCGGAGCTATACCGGCAGGATCGCGTGGGATCGCCGCCCACACGGATCGCGGCCCGCAGGATCCTGTATTGGCGAACGGCGAATCAAGTGTCGGTCAACGATGCCCGCTACTTCGATCTCGACCAAAGCACTTCGGCAACCGCTCCACCCAGCATGACGGGCGCCAAATCGGCGCCTCCCCAATCCCAGTCCGGCAGCAAAAAGCCGACCCCGCCCGTCAACGGCACGCCATAGACGGCTTGCGTTCGGTTCCCAGCTGAGGCGCTACGGCTGGCTGGCAGCGGTGCGATGCCCCCGAAAGGGCTCGGCCGAAAAATAACTTCCGCTTTGAGCCCCTCACGCTGCCCTCTCCGCGAGGCCGCCAGGGGAGAGGGGATCTGTGGAGAAGTTATTTTTCGGCCGAGCCCAAGATGGGGGTGGCACCCAACGCTCTCGCACTACTATTGAATTCGTGCCTCATCCAAGGGTAGCTCGACGCGGCACGGAATTGATATTCTGGTTGCACTCGAACTGCTCGCCTTCGGCGATGTGTGCAATCCCCTAACCCATACAAATTGCTTCGATGTTTGCGGAAGTTATCGCGATCGGCGACGAACTTACGAGCGGCCAGCGGCTCGACACGAATAGCCAATGGCTCAGCACGCGCTTGGGCGAGCTGGGCGTCGAGGTGCGATATCACACCACCGTGGCCGACGATCTACAAGCAAATGTGGCGGTTTTTCGAGCGGCCGTCGACCGGGCCGACGTCGTCGTGACCACCGGCGGCCTTGGCCCGACGGCGGACGATCTGACACGCGAAGCGCTCGCCGAAGCGATCGGCCGACCGCTGGTGCTCGATGCCGCGGCGCTCGACCATATCGTGTCGCTGTTTGCCCGCCGCCGGCGGCCGATGCCCGAGGCGAATCGCGTGCAGGCGCTATTTCCCAGCGGTAGCCGTGTGATCATGAATCCGGCAGGCACTGCGCCGGGGATCGATTTGGAAGTGCCGCGCGAAGGGCGGCGGGCATGCCGCGTGTTCGCACTGCCGGGCGTGCCGGCCGAGATGTTTCGCATGTGGGCCGACAGCGTGGCCGGGGCGGTCGCGGCGATGCAGGATGCTCCGTGCGTGCTCTATCACAGGCGAATCAAATGCTTCGGCGTCGGCGAGAGCGACTTGGAAAAAATGCTTCCCAACCTGATTCGCCGTGGCCGCGAGCCACGGGTGGGAATCACCGTCAGCGCGGCGACAATCACGCTGCGAATCACGGCCACCGGCGAAACACTCGAGGCCGCCCGGGCCGCGACCGATGCCACCACGGCGACGATCCGAGATTGCTTAGGCCAGCTCGTGTTTGGCGAAGACGATGACGAACTTGAAAACGCGGTTGTTCGTCTTTTGGCGAAAAGGAGCTTAACGGTCGGCACGGTGGAATGGGGCACCGGAGGGTTGTTGGCGCATTGGTTGGCGGAAGCGGCGATTAGCGCTGGTGGCAAGAATTTGTTTTCGGGCGGGGTCGTTGCCACTGGCGAGGCGGCGCGATGGAATGTGACGCAAGCTGGGTCGGCGGAAGAGAGTTATCCGGCGGGAACACACGCGCAGCCGCAAGCGATTGCAATGCCACAAGAACACGGCGAGATTCAAAGCATGGTCGGCCGATTGGCGGTTGGAGCAAAACGGCTGCTCAAGGCCGACTATGGGCTCGCCACCGGACCACTCCCCGAATACGATCCGGCAGGTTCGATTGTGCCGGAGTTTTGGTATGCGCTTGCCACGCCAGCCGCCGTGTCGATTCGATCGTCGCCCTATGCGGGCAACCCCGACATTTTGAAAACACTTTCTGCGAAGCGGGCACTGAATTGGCTTCGGCTGGAACTGATGTAGCCGGCCGCAGCTCGCGGCCGTCGTCGCAAATGCTTCCGGCCACTGTCACCATATTCGCCCGAAGGGTTAACGAGGGGTTCGCGGCGATTCCGATGGTTTACCGTCGAGGGAGCATTGCGAATCGGCGCTAACGCTCAAAGCTGCGGACGACTTGTCCGTTCTCGATGTTCCACACCCGCAGCGCTCCGTCTTGCCCGCCCGCGACGGCAAGCTTGCCGTCGGGCGTGACGCCGAGCGCATAGAGAAAATCGTTTGCCCCGCCGTAGGTCCGCTCCTGGTTGCCGTTTTCGGTATTCACCAGCCGCAGATTGTGATCGCCGCTCGTGACCAGCACGCGCTGCGAGCTGGCAACATAGTCGATGGCGGTGAGCTCCTTGGAAAAGCCTTCGATGGTTCGGCGCTGCTCGCCGGAGGCGTAGTCCCAGACCTTGATCACGGTGTCGGCGCCCGAGGTGGCCAGTTGCTCGCCATCGGCACGCCACGCCACGCCAAGAACATGATGCGTATGGCCCTCGAACGTTTTCATCAGCGAACCGCTGGCGACATTGAACACGCGCATCGTGCGATCGGTGGCGCCCGTGGCCAGCAGTTTGCCGCCGGGCGAGAATCGGACGGCGCAAATCGTGTCGCTATGGGCGTCGGGCACTGCGCGAACGAGGCTGCCATCGGCGGCGTTCCATATCTTTAATTCGCCGCTGCGCGACGGATAGCCGCCGCCGGTGGCCAGCAACCGGCCATCGGGGCTGAAGTCGAGCGAGATCACTCGGTCGATGAATCGCGACGGATCGTCGGTGTTGCCAATCGTGCGCACCAATGGCCAGGCTGGTGCGGTGTTCCAAAGAATGGCTGACTTGTCGGCCTCGCCGGCCAACAAGCCGGCCGAGGGAGTGTAGGCGAGCGATAAGACGGCGTCGCCGGCTCCTTCGAACGTGTCACCTGGCGCGCCGTTGTCTGCCGACACGGTTTGCACCAAATGGCTATCGCCGGCCATTGCCAGAAAACAGCCGTTCGGCGAGAAGGCGAGGCAGCGGATTGTCTTGCCGTCGGCGGCCGTTTTCGTGGCGGACTGAACGACGGTGTCGGCGTCTTTGACGGCTGCTTCGGCCGCCTCGACGGCTTTTTTGGCCGGCGGCACCGCATCGGCCGCTTTGCGAGACGATTGTTCGGCGAGTTCGATCCCACGCGCCGCCGCGGCGAGCGAATCCACGGCCCGCTTCTTTTCCGCAACAGGCCGATCAGCATTGCGAGCGGTTTCTTCGACGCGCTGTTTGGCTTGCATCAATTTTTGTTGGGCCTGATCGTTTGCATGCCGGGCTTCGGCAGCGGACTTGGCGAGATTTTGGTTGTTGGAATCCTTGTCGGCGGCCGTTTTTGCAGCGGCCGCTTTATCGACGGCGTTTTTGGCGGAATTGGTGGCGGCGGCAAGCTCCTTTTCAGCAGCCGCCTTCGCTTCCAGCGGCTGTTTGGCCGCCGTGGTTTTGTCGGCGAGTTCCTTTTCGGCCGCTTTCTGGCGATCCTTGGCCTTTTGGATACCGTCGCTTTCCTGCTTTGCGGAGGTTTCGGCGTCGGCTTCTGCCTTCTTCGCCTGATCGAGGCGGCTACGGGCGATATCGGCCAAACGCGACAGCCGGCCGACTTCCCATTGCTGGCGGAAATCGCCATGAATCTCGGCGATCTTTTGATTGTTCTCGCCGTTCCACAGTCGGACGACATTATCGGCGCCGGCCGATGCAAACCGCTTTCCATCGGCCCGAATGGCAATGGCGATCACGGCCGGCCCATGATTGACTTGCCGCGTCTGCTGGCCGTTGTCGAGATTCCAGCCGCGCACGCTGCCGTCGGCGCTGCCGGAAAGGATTTGCACTCCGTCGCCCCAAGCGGCGAGCGCCGTGATCGGGCCAGAGTGCCCCTTTAATTCCTTGAGCGGCTTGACGGGCAATTGAGGCTTCTCGTTTTTGCCAGCCAAGACCGCCGAAACCGGCCAAACTCGAATGATATTATCCGTCTCGCCAGAACAAATCCGCGTGCCGCCATGCACCAGTATCATCGCATTGACGGCTGCGGGCGTATCGATCTTGCCGATCGCCGCGCCATCGACCGATTTCCACGTGCGAATCGATTTGTCGAGCGAACTGGAAAAAAGCGTAATGCCGTCGGCGGAAAATGCCAGACCCGTGATCGCGGCAGTGTGTCCGGACAGCGATTGCAACCGTTTGCCGCTCGGGAGCTCCCACAGGCCGATGACACCGCCGGGCTCACCCGTCGCAGCATGCTTTCCATCGGAACTGACCGCCACGACGTTGATTGATCCGCTGGCGCCGGCGAGACTGCCAAGCCGCACGTTCCGCGGCCGCTGCCAAAGTTTCACTTCGCGAAATCCACCCGACGCCAGCAGATCGCCCACCGGCTGAAATGCCAGCGACTGTACGAGATCGAGATGCGCGACACCCGAGCCGCCCGCGCCGGACCGGCCTGCGAGGGCCGGATCGACCAACCGGGCCACGGTCGCGCCGGAGTTGATGTCGTAGACATAAATTTCGTTGTCGCGCCCACAGGCAGCGAGCACACCGTCGGGCGACACAGCCACGGCGAGAATCGGCCGAACGGTGGTGGGAATCC
The window above is part of the Pirellulales bacterium genome. Proteins encoded here:
- a CDS encoding CinA family nicotinamide mononucleotide deamidase-related protein, which translates into the protein MFAEVIAIGDELTSGQRLDTNSQWLSTRLGELGVEVRYHTTVADDLQANVAVFRAAVDRADVVVTTGGLGPTADDLTREALAEAIGRPLVLDAAALDHIVSLFARRRRPMPEANRVQALFPSGSRVIMNPAGTAPGIDLEVPREGRRACRVFALPGVPAEMFRMWADSVAGAVAAMQDAPCVLYHRRIKCFGVGESDLEKMLPNLIRRGREPRVGITVSAATITLRITATGETLEAARAATDATTATIRDCLGQLVFGEDDDELENAVVRLLAKRSLTVGTVEWGTGGLLAHWLAEAAISAGGKNLFSGGVVATGEAARWNVTQAGSAEESYPAGTHAQPQAIAMPQEHGEIQSMVGRLAVGAKRLLKADYGLATGPLPEYDPAGSIVPEFWYALATPAAVSIRSSPYAGNPDILKTLSAKRALNWLRLELM
- a CDS encoding c-type cytochrome domain-containing protein, coding for MSWLLLLGAIAISSLLPYAQGAEKTSAKQKAKSSNTKSSDKVVPIAIADIKHSGPVDFQGEVLPMLRRNCIACHNGTKAENHLVLETPQSILKGGDSGPAVVPKKSGDSLLLQAAAHLDDPAMPPADNNVKAVSLTPNELGLIKLWIDQGAAGEVNTAAAPLHWQRIPTTVRPILAVAVSPDGVLAACGRDNEIYVYDINSGATVARLVDPALAGRSGAGGSGVAHLDLVQSLAFQPVGDLLASGGFREVKLWQRPRNVRLGSLAGASGSINVVAVSSDGKHAATGEPGGVIGLWELPSGKRLQSLSGHTAAITGLAFSADGITLFSSSLDKSIRTWKSVDGAAIGKIDTPAAVNAMILVHGGTRICSGETDNIIRVWPVSAVLAGKNEKPQLPVKPLKELKGHSGPITALAAWGDGVQILSGSADGSVRGWNLDNGQQTRQVNHGPAVIAIAIRADGKRFASAGADNVVRLWNGENNQKIAEIHGDFRQQWEVGRLSRLADIARSRLDQAKKAEADAETSAKQESDGIQKAKDRQKAAEKELADKTTAAKQPLEAKAAAEKELAAATNSAKNAVDKAAAAKTAADKDSNNQNLAKSAAEARHANDQAQQKLMQAKQRVEETARNADRPVAEKKRAVDSLAAAARGIELAEQSSRKAADAVPPAKKAVEAAEAAVKDADTVVQSATKTAADGKTIRCLAFSPNGCFLAMAGDSHLVQTVSADNGAPGDTFEGAGDAVLSLAYTPSAGLLAGEADKSAILWNTAPAWPLVRTIGNTDDPSRFIDRVISLDFSPDGRLLATGGGYPSRSGELKIWNAADGSLVRAVPDAHSDTICAVRFSPGGKLLATGATDRTMRVFNVASGSLMKTFEGHTHHVLGVAWRADGEQLATSGADTVIKVWDYASGEQRRTIEGFSKELTAIDYVASSQRVLVTSGDHNLRLVNTENGNQERTYGGANDFLYALGVTPDGKLAVAGGQDGALRVWNIENGQVVRSFER